One Streptomyces hundungensis DNA segment encodes these proteins:
- a CDS encoding SMI1/KNR4 family protein, protein MSIHSFEEALPGLRALRSTSPRQVDWGAISRELGVSLPSDYRQLSESYPRFSISDFLFVSIPQPGEERGFVAGIREQLDDLGSLVDSEMNHGYLPYPKAGGLIPWGSSFEGDTFYWHTDQTCGDWSVVIAGHNDDWVAYSGTMTEYLTGLVSGVISPDGLPDGFPGPTPNVEAL, encoded by the coding sequence TTGAGTATCCATTCTTTTGAAGAGGCCCTTCCGGGATTGAGGGCCTTGCGGAGCACGTCACCCCGGCAGGTCGATTGGGGCGCAATCTCCCGTGAACTCGGCGTGTCTCTTCCATCGGATTACCGTCAGCTTTCTGAAAGCTACCCCAGGTTTTCGATCTCGGATTTTCTATTCGTCTCCATTCCGCAGCCGGGGGAGGAGCGAGGATTTGTTGCAGGCATCAGAGAGCAGCTAGATGATCTGGGCAGTCTGGTGGACTCCGAGATGAATCACGGATACCTTCCGTACCCGAAAGCTGGAGGCCTCATCCCCTGGGGTTCCTCCTTTGAAGGTGACACGTTCTACTGGCACACGGACCAGACGTGTGGAGATTGGAGTGTCGTAATCGCTGGTCATAACGACGACTGGGTGGCTTATTCCGGCACCATGACGGAATATCTGACAGGCCTGGTTTCAGGCGTCATTTCCCCAGATGGGCTACCTGACGGATTTCCCGGACCTACGCCCAACGTTGAGGCTCTCTGA
- a CDS encoding LamG-like jellyroll fold domain-containing protein: protein MDGKVLCPTCVISVLACTKLLAIDLLSVSWWGIPVRPARPLVLCIAFLLAVLAGTEQAALALQSNAARATGELPRQGWGSAAGREHEASTDATTAQTSGGNSGPLKAPGELPRDLAGSGNAPLDVKPAQPVAGAAEPVKAPTTSPAPGFDEKTSRELVAERAKQARTYLNADGTRTTRFYDEPVNFQDGGQWKEVDTRLVRSDGPRVMSASDQGWAPAATESPISFGDYANSDPVVQISYGQNTSVGYAVEGAAVSKGTVNGSVIRYPGIRTAADLELLAGSDSVKETLVLKGKDAPVEWRFPLALNGLTARLADKGGVDFVDGAGSVRAWMPPGWMEDANVAENSNQGEISTGVRYSLAEESGRQVLVVSLDQQWLADPARVFPVKVDPSVTGFDATVATYVQAPYNQNFTSDTVMKVGTPNGGSSKAVGLMRFAGLENSLKNAWVLSADLMLYNSWSYSCTPRPVAVHPITSNWSEKTTTAYPGPATGDALASKSFAHGWRPSGTNTWSCGAAWEGIPLGSDGRQLVDDWTHQRKPNYGLALKTSTSDSTSWKQFGSVNYPGGKPSLNVTWVKYGATYKTSGFVTPVTATSEGSMNVTVTNQGQEIWTKGGNYDLQYNLYDPSGKELTNSGNVRKTLMPRDVPPGDTVTLTANIAPMAPGTYVLEWTMNDLKGNRFTSVGVPGYTIKFDAVNIPPQLTEEAPSSGAQVNSLTPTLWAQGKDADRFPAGQLQYSFEVCEVNGKDTRVNCRRSARAPAQQWAVPDGWLSWGKRYAWYAYASDSKDWSAQPNPAFFTTDVPQPPVTSHLGGDDGREVGYRAGNYATASTDAALPTVGPELSVTRTYNSLGPSSQSAFGAGWVTRFDTRLRQEDAGRSVVITMEDGSRVRFARNPDGSYAGASGGTSTITRGQAGTWTLRLRSGVIYTYLDSGALQSITDSAGRSQRLSYSADGSGTLQSVTDAQSGRSLTFTWAGGHVSSVATNAVGPSAPGLTWTYTYSGDRLTKVCPPTSSTACTQYAYEDGSLYRARVLDENPISYWRLGESDDTGTAASEAPSATGLNNARYRNVQLQQPGALAATSSTAAGFDGTSSSVELPENTLRTSTFLSVELWFQTTKPGVLMGFQNSRLEDTPGNWTPTLAVSADGKLHGQYWNGKVQPLISSSQVADGAWHHAVLTGAGTTQSLYLDGALVGTLAGPIDHQDQSYTYLGAGYTSNGWDVPATASAVQRFTGRMQDVAVYQHTLDAATVAEHFAARTATGRMTKVTNPSGRVHATVAYDPSSGRVTQTTDQNGGTWKLSAPAYSAGSAAYSDAITATGPLNYWRLGERSGAVAADEMSTGTSGSYRDGVTLGDTGVFADGDSTAITLDGSKGAVSVPIEPLTQSPAMSVELWFRTSKAGVLLGLQNADLGSTPTNWNPSLLVDSDGLLRGHLWNAGGSTGAIKSRDKVTDNDWHHVVLTGSSTGQSLYLDGVKLGSVAGAAKPEAVDHAYLGAGYSSTPWDIGTAGTRYFSGQLAEAAFYGKELDEQTVANHFRARTRLVSGGGDHYQGAVLSGAPAQYWRLDETTGTQARNKIGAYGGYGTYYNTTLGATGPFGTGDGAAVTLNGNDHSNISLPMDILGSPNEVTAELWFRTTKAGVLLGLQNTELGSTPTNWQPILLVDSDGLLRGHLWNSGGSTGAIKSADKVTDNDWHHVALAGSATGQALFLDGVKLGTVPGAVKTEALSHAYLGAGYSSATWDGGASGTRYFTGQLAEAAMYGRALTDDQIASHYQAMRTSGASALASTITLTDPAGGTQSTTYDVLRGQRTISAVDAGGGRTVFAYDTGGFLNTITDPNGHSTITGHDTRGNTVSTTKCRDANTCWTSFTEYYYNASDSNDLRNDKPVAIRDARSANPADNRYKTTTSYTTLGLPASVTLADGRSSSTAYTTGTEPAVGGGTTPSGLVASTTTPAGAITAYTYFASGDVARATAPSGLITAYTYDGLGRKTTETQISKSSPDGVTTTYAYDSMSRVTTETGATVKNEISGTNHAAKISRTFDDDGNLLTQTTEDTAGSDPKRVASNHYDDHGLNDSATDAAGNQTAFGHDGLGRVNRQTDAAGNTYTYTYTPRGQHAETTLQDWTGDISGQAHDLVVASNAYDPAGRLATTTDAMGATTAYTYFDDNLPATTTAKQITQGDGSKHDIVLESNSYDGAGDLTQKVTGGGRTTVVNTVDATGRTTTSTIDPAGLNRTTTYTYDNDDRVTNEAHTVDSSGNKQTVSTVYDTAGNPTKSTLTDGTTSRVTTQTYDDRGLLTSQVSPRGNTSGADPAAYTTTNRYDVLGRPVQQTAPPVAVEENGATARTTQVTTRTGYNTFGEPTESQDARGTVTRSEVDSLGRTTAITLPDYTPPGGAKITATSRTRYDVLGHVASTIDPLGRTTTFTYDQLGQVIQKTDPSLGKSLNQNLTSSAMTDVSGAGVSRYAWTPTGLQLSATGPTGARTESTYDELGRRITATTVERYPAQQNLTTRYTWDDASNQTSSTTPGNHTTAVTYDAAGEPMTATDAMGGITKSGYDGLGRQTQTMDATGRKTTTAYDILGNQTSQTDYGTGTTALRTASAEYDADGNRTASISATGTRMTYSFDAMGRMTQQVEPVSDGRAITTRFGYDAAGNRTRLTDGRGNSTAYTFTPWNLPESTIEPATVAHPAAADRTWTTVYDAAGQSVSQSLPGGVKRDRTYDALGRLTAETGTGSEAATTARSLDYDLAGHMTSAGTDGLLGRNTYTYNDRGQLLTSDGPSGKTGYAYDADGNMTQRTTKAGTTLYGYDAADRMTWTQDAITQNQIWSSYDAVGRPTQNQYAVIPRGGKSWADAVISARRAYDYDSLGRLTSDKITDPNGTGELASTTYAYDLDDRLTKKNTKGTAGAADNTYGYDQAGRMTSWNNGTSTTAYGWDDAGNRTTAGTATSTYDERNRLLTDGTATYSYTARGTLSTVTGLAGGPRNLTFDAFERKITDGAATFAYDALDRVRQSGQNTFSYDGGSNNITDDGTSQYTRTPSGALQGIANGTTSQWAVTDQHSDLVAGLTPDGKALTGSTAYTPFGQKTASTGSNSTLGYQSGWTDPASEDVNMASRWYTPGTGGFESRDTWQLSATPSAQDNRYGYGNGAPLNGTDPNGHCLEDLCIGEAYVATVLGAAALGWAKSYQSQQHSSWNWSFDWHWNWPWSSSAGSSAGSYPGALTWNYSGSIASSLSAQAARLRAAADDAEPDAGDGETDDTTPRARAPRKARGTTKVRKPIRTRPKKPQIDQNPNNGAHPRPALTRPTPRPNWDPRGNGWDPKDGWKLLYTAANILSQFGSSQYTPNTQGSPAPQPGTAAGGSLGGGSGGSDPCSQPRTARYNYQPLVDGAPTGAVALMCPSDLKPPNSRGSRKGTWEPPGYVSGVDKNNVPVFNRSHIVADRFNGDWVKENIFTGFKQMNDPVMKQCESRMAQQLKEGKRVLYSGQLEYGNGRNNIPTAIRMTASTPSGPLFDINISNMPGKVKSC, encoded by the coding sequence TTGGACGGCAAGGTTCTGTGCCCAACTTGTGTGATCTCTGTGTTGGCATGTACAAAGCTCCTTGCTATTGATCTTTTGAGTGTTTCCTGGTGGGGGATCCCTGTGCGCCCTGCGCGTCCATTGGTGCTTTGCATTGCCTTCTTGCTGGCCGTATTGGCCGGTACGGAGCAAGCAGCACTTGCTCTGCAGTCCAACGCGGCGCGCGCGACGGGTGAACTCCCGCGCCAGGGCTGGGGCTCCGCTGCCGGACGGGAACATGAGGCGTCCACGGACGCCACCACTGCCCAAACATCTGGCGGTAACAGCGGACCTCTGAAGGCCCCTGGCGAGCTGCCGCGCGACCTCGCCGGGTCGGGAAACGCACCCCTTGATGTCAAGCCCGCGCAACCTGTCGCGGGGGCGGCGGAGCCCGTTAAGGCACCCACGACCTCACCTGCGCCCGGTTTCGACGAGAAAACCAGCAGGGAACTGGTTGCAGAGCGCGCCAAGCAGGCTCGGACTTACCTCAACGCGGACGGCACCCGCACCACTCGCTTCTACGACGAGCCGGTCAACTTTCAGGACGGCGGTCAATGGAAAGAGGTGGACACGCGGTTGGTGCGTTCGGACGGCCCACGTGTGATGTCAGCGTCGGACCAGGGATGGGCGCCGGCCGCGACGGAGTCGCCGATTTCCTTCGGAGACTATGCGAACAGCGACCCTGTCGTGCAGATCTCGTACGGTCAGAACACGTCCGTCGGCTACGCGGTGGAAGGCGCTGCCGTCTCCAAGGGCACCGTGAACGGCAGCGTCATCCGTTACCCGGGCATCCGTACCGCCGCAGACCTCGAACTGCTGGCGGGCAGTGACTCGGTGAAGGAGACGCTCGTCCTCAAGGGTAAGGACGCGCCTGTCGAGTGGCGGTTCCCGCTCGCGCTGAACGGGCTGACCGCGCGACTGGCGGACAAGGGCGGAGTGGACTTCGTGGATGGGGCCGGATCCGTGCGGGCGTGGATGCCGCCGGGCTGGATGGAAGACGCCAATGTCGCCGAGAACAGCAACCAGGGAGAGATTTCCACCGGGGTACGCTACAGCCTCGCCGAGGAGTCCGGACGCCAGGTTCTCGTCGTCTCGCTGGACCAGCAGTGGCTTGCCGATCCGGCGCGTGTCTTCCCCGTCAAGGTGGACCCCTCCGTCACCGGGTTCGACGCGACGGTGGCTACGTATGTGCAGGCTCCGTACAACCAGAACTTCACCAGCGACACGGTGATGAAGGTCGGAACGCCCAACGGTGGCTCCAGCAAGGCTGTCGGCCTGATGCGTTTCGCCGGCCTGGAGAACTCCCTCAAGAACGCATGGGTGCTCAGCGCCGACCTCATGCTCTACAACTCCTGGTCCTACTCGTGCACCCCCCGGCCGGTGGCCGTGCACCCCATCACGTCCAACTGGTCCGAGAAGACCACCACGGCCTACCCGGGCCCGGCGACCGGGGACGCACTAGCTTCCAAGAGCTTCGCCCACGGTTGGCGTCCCTCCGGTACCAATACGTGGTCCTGTGGGGCCGCTTGGGAGGGCATCCCGCTCGGCAGCGACGGTCGTCAGCTAGTCGATGACTGGACTCACCAGCGCAAGCCGAACTACGGCCTGGCCCTGAAAACGTCCACCTCTGACAGCACCAGCTGGAAGCAGTTCGGGTCGGTGAACTACCCGGGTGGCAAACCGAGTCTGAACGTCACCTGGGTCAAGTACGGGGCTACGTATAAGACGAGTGGTTTCGTCACGCCGGTCACGGCCACCTCCGAAGGGTCGATGAACGTCACGGTCACCAACCAGGGCCAGGAAATTTGGACCAAGGGCGGCAACTACGACCTGCAGTACAACCTGTACGACCCCAGCGGCAAGGAGCTGACCAACTCCGGCAACGTACGCAAGACGCTCATGCCCCGTGACGTGCCGCCGGGAGACACCGTCACCCTGACTGCGAACATCGCGCCGATGGCGCCGGGGACGTACGTCCTCGAGTGGACGATGAACGACCTGAAGGGCAATCGTTTCACCAGCGTCGGAGTACCCGGCTACACAATCAAGTTCGACGCGGTCAACATTCCTCCGCAGCTCACCGAGGAAGCGCCGTCCAGTGGTGCGCAGGTGAACTCCCTGACCCCGACGCTGTGGGCTCAGGGCAAGGACGCCGACCGCTTCCCGGCGGGACAGCTTCAGTACTCATTCGAAGTGTGCGAGGTGAACGGCAAGGACACCCGGGTCAATTGCCGCCGTTCCGCCAGGGCCCCCGCACAGCAGTGGGCTGTTCCTGACGGCTGGCTTTCCTGGGGGAAGAGGTATGCCTGGTACGCGTATGCCTCTGACAGCAAGGACTGGTCGGCGCAGCCCAACCCCGCGTTCTTCACGACGGACGTTCCGCAGCCGCCCGTGACCTCACACCTCGGTGGAGATGACGGCCGAGAAGTGGGGTACCGAGCGGGCAACTATGCCACGGCTTCAACGGACGCCGCACTGCCCACGGTGGGACCGGAACTGTCCGTTACGCGTACCTACAATTCCTTGGGCCCGAGCAGCCAGAGCGCGTTCGGTGCGGGCTGGGTCACCCGTTTCGACACGAGACTGCGCCAGGAAGACGCGGGCCGCTCTGTAGTGATCACCATGGAGGACGGCTCGCGGGTGCGGTTCGCCCGCAACCCCGACGGCTCCTATGCAGGAGCCTCCGGCGGCACGTCGACGATCACCCGTGGTCAAGCCGGTACATGGACGCTCCGCCTGAGATCGGGTGTTATTTACACCTACCTTGACTCCGGTGCGCTTCAGAGCATCACTGACAGCGCAGGGCGCAGCCAGCGGCTGTCGTACAGCGCGGACGGAAGCGGCACCCTTCAGTCCGTCACAGACGCGCAATCGGGCCGGTCCCTCACCTTCACCTGGGCCGGCGGACATGTCAGCTCGGTGGCAACCAACGCCGTTGGCCCCAGCGCGCCCGGCCTGACCTGGACGTACACCTACAGCGGGGACCGACTCACCAAGGTGTGTCCACCTACTTCCTCCACTGCGTGCACGCAGTACGCATATGAGGACGGTTCGCTCTACCGGGCAAGAGTCCTGGACGAAAACCCGATCTCCTATTGGCGACTGGGCGAGAGCGACGACACTGGCACCGCAGCGAGCGAGGCACCCTCAGCCACTGGTCTCAACAACGCCCGCTACCGCAATGTGCAGCTCCAGCAGCCTGGTGCGCTCGCAGCCACCAGCAGCACGGCAGCCGGCTTCGACGGCACGAGCTCCTCGGTGGAGCTCCCTGAGAACACGCTGCGCACCAGCACGTTCCTCTCGGTGGAACTGTGGTTCCAGACGACCAAGCCGGGTGTCCTGATGGGCTTCCAGAACAGCCGCCTCGAAGACACGCCCGGTAACTGGACCCCCACCTTGGCAGTCAGCGCCGACGGCAAGCTGCATGGTCAGTACTGGAACGGCAAGGTCCAGCCGCTGATCAGCAGCAGCCAGGTAGCGGACGGAGCCTGGCACCATGCTGTGCTCACCGGAGCCGGCACCACCCAGTCTCTCTATCTGGACGGTGCCCTGGTCGGTACCCTCGCGGGCCCGATCGACCACCAGGACCAGTCGTACACCTATCTCGGTGCCGGATACACCAGCAACGGCTGGGACGTGCCCGCCACGGCCTCCGCGGTCCAGCGCTTCACTGGTCGGATGCAGGACGTCGCGGTCTACCAGCACACCCTGGATGCCGCAACCGTGGCCGAACATTTCGCGGCCCGCACGGCAACCGGACGCATGACCAAGGTCACCAATCCGTCCGGCCGGGTCCACGCCACCGTGGCCTACGACCCCAGCAGTGGACGGGTCACGCAGACCACCGACCAGAACGGTGGTACCTGGAAGCTGTCGGCCCCTGCCTACTCGGCCGGATCGGCCGCCTACAGCGACGCGATCACCGCCACCGGACCCCTGAACTACTGGCGCCTCGGCGAGCGCAGCGGCGCCGTCGCAGCCGACGAGATGTCCACAGGCACCAGCGGGTCCTACCGCGACGGAGTGACGCTCGGCGACACGGGCGTTTTCGCAGACGGCGACAGCACAGCCATCACCTTGGACGGCAGCAAGGGAGCGGTCTCCGTACCCATCGAGCCGCTGACCCAGTCTCCGGCCATGTCGGTGGAGCTGTGGTTCCGCACCAGCAAGGCCGGTGTCCTCCTGGGACTCCAGAACGCCGACCTCGGCTCGACCCCCACCAACTGGAACCCGAGTCTGCTGGTGGACTCCGACGGCCTGCTGCGCGGTCACCTTTGGAACGCAGGCGGCTCCACCGGCGCCATCAAGTCCCGCGACAAGGTGACCGACAACGACTGGCACCATGTCGTCCTGACGGGATCCAGCACGGGCCAATCCCTCTACCTGGATGGCGTCAAACTCGGCAGCGTCGCGGGAGCTGCCAAGCCCGAGGCTGTCGACCACGCATACCTAGGTGCCGGCTACTCCAGCACGCCCTGGGACATCGGAACTGCCGGAACCCGCTACTTCAGCGGCCAGCTCGCCGAAGCCGCCTTCTACGGTAAGGAATTGGACGAGCAGACGGTCGCCAACCACTTCCGGGCCCGTACCCGGCTCGTCTCCGGCGGCGGCGACCACTATCAGGGAGCCGTCCTGTCCGGTGCGCCTGCGCAGTACTGGAGGCTGGACGAAACGACCGGCACGCAGGCCCGCAACAAGATCGGCGCCTATGGCGGCTACGGCACCTACTACAACACCACCCTTGGAGCCACCGGCCCGTTCGGCACCGGTGACGGCGCCGCAGTCACGCTGAACGGCAATGACCACAGCAACATCTCCCTGCCCATGGACATCCTCGGTTCACCGAACGAGGTCACGGCGGAACTGTGGTTCCGCACAACAAAGGCAGGTGTCCTGCTGGGGTTGCAGAACACCGAACTCGGCTCGACTCCGACCAACTGGCAGCCGATCCTCCTGGTGGACTCCGATGGCCTGCTGCGCGGTCACCTGTGGAACAGCGGCGGCTCCACCGGCGCCATCAAATCCGCGGACAAGGTGACCGATAACGACTGGCACCACGTCGCACTCGCGGGATCGGCAACCGGACAAGCCCTCTTCCTGGACGGCGTCAAGCTCGGCACTGTCCCGGGCGCAGTCAAGACCGAGGCACTCAGCCACGCCTACCTGGGCGCCGGCTACTCCAGCGCCACCTGGGACGGCGGTGCCTCCGGCACGCGCTACTTCACCGGCCAACTCGCCGAAGCAGCCATGTATGGCCGCGCCCTTACAGACGACCAGATCGCCTCGCACTACCAGGCGATGCGCACCTCGGGTGCCTCGGCTCTGGCCTCCACCATCACCCTCACCGACCCGGCAGGCGGCACCCAGAGCACGACCTACGACGTGCTGCGAGGCCAGCGCACCATCAGCGCCGTAGACGCCGGCGGCGGCCGGACCGTCTTCGCCTACGACACCGGCGGCTTCCTCAACACCATTACGGATCCCAACGGCCACTCCACGATCACCGGCCACGACACGCGCGGCAACACGGTCTCCACCACGAAATGCCGTGACGCAAACACCTGTTGGACGTCTTTCACGGAGTACTACTACAACGCCTCTGACTCCAATGACCTGAGGAACGACAAGCCGGTCGCCATCCGCGATGCCCGCTCGGCCAACCCTGCGGACAACCGGTACAAGACCACGACCAGCTACACAACGCTGGGGCTGCCCGCGTCGGTCACCCTGGCCGACGGCCGGAGCTCGTCCACGGCCTACACCACCGGCACGGAGCCGGCTGTGGGCGGCGGCACCACCCCGAGCGGTCTGGTGGCTTCCACCACCACACCTGCGGGAGCGATTACCGCCTACACCTACTTCGCCAGCGGAGACGTCGCGCGGGCCACCGCTCCATCCGGCCTGATCACCGCATACACCTACGACGGCCTCGGGCGGAAGACCACGGAGACCCAGATCTCCAAGAGCTCACCTGACGGTGTCACGACCACCTACGCCTACGACTCCATGTCCCGGGTCACCACCGAGACGGGCGCCACGGTCAAGAACGAGATATCGGGCACCAACCACGCCGCAAAGATCAGCCGGACCTTCGACGACGACGGCAACCTCCTCACCCAGACCACGGAGGACACCGCGGGCAGCGACCCCAAGCGCGTTGCCAGCAACCACTACGACGACCACGGCCTCAACGACAGCGCCACCGACGCGGCAGGCAACCAGACCGCGTTCGGGCACGATGGTCTGGGCCGAGTGAACCGGCAGACCGATGCGGCAGGTAACACGTACACGTACACCTATACTCCGCGCGGACAGCACGCCGAAACGACACTCCAGGACTGGACCGGGGATATCTCCGGGCAGGCTCACGACCTGGTCGTCGCCTCCAACGCCTATGACCCGGCGGGCCGCCTCGCCACCACCACCGACGCCATGGGCGCTACCACCGCCTACACCTACTTCGACGACAATCTGCCGGCCACAACCACCGCCAAGCAGATCACCCAGGGAGACGGCAGCAAGCACGACATCGTCCTGGAGTCCAACTCCTATGACGGTGCGGGCGACCTGACCCAGAAGGTCACGGGGGGCGGACGCACCACTGTCGTCAACACCGTGGACGCCACGGGCCGCACCACCACCAGCACCATCGATCCTGCCGGCCTGAACCGCACCACCACCTACACGTACGACAACGACGACCGCGTCACCAACGAAGCCCACACGGTCGACTCATCCGGCAACAAGCAGACCGTCTCCACTGTCTACGACACGGCCGGCAATCCCACCAAGTCGACCCTGACCGACGGCACCACCAGCCGTGTCACGACACAGACATACGACGACCGCGGCCTGTTGACCTCGCAGGTCAGCCCCCGCGGCAACACCTCCGGCGCCGATCCTGCGGCGTACACGACCACGAACCGCTACGACGTACTCGGCCGCCCGGTACAGCAGACCGCGCCGCCGGTCGCAGTGGAGGAGAACGGTGCAACGGCCCGCACCACGCAGGTCACGACCCGCACCGGCTACAACACCTTCGGTGAGCCCACCGAATCCCAGGACGCCCGCGGCACTGTGACACGCAGCGAGGTCGACAGCCTCGGCCGAACCACCGCCATCACGCTGCCCGACTACACCCCGCCGGGAGGCGCGAAGATCACCGCTACCTCGCGCACCCGCTACGACGTCCTGGGACACGTCGCCAGCACCATCGATCCGCTGGGCCGCACCACCACCTTCACCTACGACCAGCTTGGCCAGGTCATCCAGAAGACTGACCCGTCCCTGGGCAAGAGCCTCAACCAGAACCTCACCAGCAGCGCGATGACGGACGTCAGCGGTGCCGGTGTGAGCCGGTACGCCTGGACGCCCACCGGCCTCCAGCTCTCCGCCACTGGCCCCACCGGAGCGCGGACCGAATCGACCTACGACGAACTCGGCCGCCGGATCACAGCAACCACCGTCGAGCGCTACCCCGCCCAGCAGAACTTGACGACCCGCTACACGTGGGACGACGCGAGTAACCAGACCTCTTCCACCACACCCGGCAACCACACCACCGCCGTCACCTATGACGCGGCCGGTGAGCCGATGACCGCCACTGATGCGATGGGCGGCATCACCAAGTCCGGCTACGACGGCCTCGGCCGTCAGACCCAGACCATGGATGCCACCGGCCGCAAGACCACCACGGCCTATGACATCCTCGGCAACCAGACTTCGCAAACCGACTACGGCACGGGAACCACCGCCTTGCGCACCGCCTCCGCGGAGTACGACGCGGACGGCAACCGCACGGCCTCCATCTCGGCGACCGGTACCCGCATGACATACAGCTTCGATGCCATGGGCCGTATGACCCAGCAGGTCGAACCGGTCTCCGACGGCCGCGCCATCACTACACGCTTCGGCTACGACGCGGCCGGCAACCGCACCCGCCTCACGGACGGACGCGGCAACTCCACCGCCTACACCTTCACCCCGTGGAACCTGCCGGAATCCACCATCGAACCGGCGACCGTCGCCCACCCAGCCGCAGCGGACCGCACCTGGACCACGGTCTACGACGCGGCGGGCCAGAGCGTCTCGCAATCCTTGCCCGGCGGAGTCAAGCGCGACCGCACCTATGATGCGCTCGGTCGCCTGACCGCCGAGACCGGAACCGGATCCGAAGCCGCCACCACCGCCAGATCCCTGGACTACGACCTGGCCGGCCACATGACGTCCGCCGGAACGGACGGACTGCTGGGCCGCAACACCTACACCTATAACGACCGTGGCCAACTCCTCACCAGCGACGGCCCGTCCGGCAAGACCGGCTACGCCTACGACGCCGACGGCAACATGACTCAGCGCACCACCAAGGCCGGGACCACGCTCTACGGATACGATGCAGCAGACCGCATGACCTGGACCCAGGACGCGATCACCCAGAACCAGATCTGGTCCTCCTACGACGCCGTCGGCAGGCCCACCCAGAACCAGTACGCTGTCATACCGCGGGGTGGAAAGAGCTGGGCCGACGCCGTCATTTCGGCCCGCCGCGCCTACGACTACGACAGCCTCGGCCGTCTCACCAGTGACAAGATCACCGACCCGAACGGAACCGGCGAACTAGCGTCGACCACATACGCCTACGACCTCGACGACCGCCTCACGAAGAAGAACACCAAGGGAACCGCCGGGGCAGCCGACAACACCTACGGCTATGACCAGGCAGGTCGCATGACCTCCTGGAACAACGGCACTTCGACCACCGCATACGGCTGGGACGACGCGGGCAACCGCACCACCGCGGGCACCGCGACCTCGACCTACGACGAACGCAACCGCCTGCTCACCGACGGCACCGCCACCTACTCCTACACGGCCCGAGGCACCCTCTCCACAGTCACCGGCCTTGCCGGTGGCCCACGAAACCTGACCTTCGACGCCTTCGAGCGGAAGATCACTGACGGGGCGGCAACGTTCGCCTATGACGCCCTGGACCGCGTCCGTCAGAGCGGCCAGAACACCTTCAGCTACGACGGCGGCTCCAACAACATCACCGACGACGGCACCAGCCAGTACACCCGCACCCCGAGTGGAGCCCTGCAAGGCATAGCCAACGGCACCACCAGTCAGTGGGCAGTCACCGACCAGCACAGCGATCTGGTTGCCGGCCTCACCCCCGATGGCAAGGCCCTCACCGGCTCCACCGCCTACACCCCCTTCGGCCAGAAGACCGCCTCCACCGGCAGCAACTCAACACTTGGCTACCAGTCAGGCTGGACAGACCCGGCATCCGAAGACGTCAACATGGCCTCGCGCTGGTACACGCCCGGCACCGGCGGATTCGAGTCGCGCGACACTTGGCAGCTCTCCGCAACTCCCTCTGCCCAGGACAACCGCTACGGCTATGGCAACGGTGCCCCGCTCAACGGGACTGACCCGAACGGACACTGCCTCGAAGACCTGTGCATCGGAGAGGCTTACGTCGCCACCGTCCTAGGCGCCGCGGCGCTGGGCTGGGCCAAGTCCTACCAAAGCCAACAGCACAGCAGTTGGAACTGGTCGTTTGACTGGCACTGGAACTGGCCCTGGTCCTCGTCGGCTGGGTCCTCTGCAGGTAGCTACCCGGGGGCGCTCACCTGGAACTACTCAGGCAGTATCGCCTCGTCTCTTTCGGCTCAAGCAGCCCGCCTCCGTGCCGCCGCCGATGACGCGGAGCCCGATGCCGGTGACGGCGAAACCGATGACACCACACCGAGGGCACGCGCGCCTCGAAAAGCGAGAGGTACGACCAAGGTCCGTAAGCCGATCCGCACCCGGCCCAAGAAGCCGCAGATCGACCAGAACCCCAACAACGGCGCACACCCTAGGCCCGCCCTCACTCGCCCGACTCCGAGACCGAACTGGGACCCCAGGGGCAACGGGTGGGATCCGAAGGACGGCTGGAAACTTCTTTACACCGCAGCCAACATCCTTTCGCAATTCGGGAGTAGCCAGTACACGCCGAACACGCAGGGATCCCCTGCTCCTCAGCCGGGAACTGCTGCTGGAGGAAGCCTCGGAGGCGGGTCGGGCGGAAGTGATCCATGTTCCCAACCCCGTACCGCGCGCTATAACTATCAGCCGTTGGTGGACGGCGCTCCCACAGGGGCTGTCGCTCTGATGTGCCCGAGTGATCTGAAGCCGCCCAACTCCCGTGGTTCCCGAAAGGGAACCTGGGAGCCCCCGGGGTATGTGTCCGGTGTAGACAAAAATAACGTTCCCGTCTTTAATCGCTCCCACATAGTGGCAGACCGTTTCAATGGTGACTGGGTGAAGGAAAATATCTTTACCGGCTTCAAGCAGATGAATGATCCAGTTATGAAGCAATGTGAAAGTAGGATGGCGCAGCAGCTGAAGGAAGGGAAGCGTGTGCTGTACTCTGGACAGCTTGAGTACGGAAACGGGCGAAATAATATCCCGACCGCAATCAGAATGACGGCTAGCACCCCCAGTGGCCCGCTTTTCGACATCAATATTTCTAATATGCCTGGAAAGGTGAAATCCTGTTGA